From a single Theropithecus gelada isolate Dixy chromosome 8, Tgel_1.0, whole genome shotgun sequence genomic region:
- the PLEKHF2 gene encoding pleckstrin homology domain-containing family F member 2: MVDRLANSEANTRRISIVENCFGAAGQPLTIPGRVLIGEGVLTKLCRKKPKARQFFLFNDILVYGNIVIQKKKYNKQHIIPLENVTIDSIKDEGDLRNGWLIKTPTKSFAVYAATATEKSEWMNHINKCVTDLLSKSGKTPSNEHAAVWVPDSEATVCMRCQKAKFTPVNRRHHCRKCGFVVCGPCSEKRFLLPNQSSKPVRICDFCYDLLSAGDMATCQPARSDSYSQSLKSPLNDMSDDDDDDDSSD; the protein is encoded by the coding sequence ATGGTGGATCGCTTGGCAAACAGTGAAGCAAATACTAGACGTATAAGCATAGTGGAAAACTGTTTCGGAGCAGCTGGTCAACCTTTAACTATACCTGGACGAGTTCTTATTGGAGAAGGAGTATTGACTAAGTTGTGcagaaaaaaacccaaagcaagacagtttttcttatttaatgaTATTCTTGTATATGGCAATATTGTCatccagaagaaaaaatataacaaacaacATATTATTCCCCTGGAAAATGTCACTATTGATTCCATCAAAGATGAGGGAGACTTAAGGAATGGATGGCTAATCAAGACACCAACTAAATCTTTTGCAGTTTATGCTGCCACTGCTACGGAGAAATCAGAATGGATGAAtcacataaataaatgtgttactGATTTACTCTCCAAAAGTGGGAAGACACCCAGTAATGAACATGCTGCTGTCTGGGTTCCTGACTCTGAGGCAACTGTATGTATGCGTTGTCAGAAAGCAAAGTTCACACCTGTTAATCGTCGCCACCATTGCCGCAAATGTGGTTTTGTTGTCTGTGGGCCCTGCTCTGAAAAGAGATTTCTTCTTCCCAACCAGTCCTCTAAGCCTGTGCGGATTTGTGACTTCTGCTATGACCTGCTTTCTGCTGGGGACATGGCCACATGCCAACCTGCTAGATCAGACTCTTATAGTCAGTCATTGAAGTCTCCTTTAAATGATAtgtctgatgatgatgatgatgatgacagcagTGACTAA